In Mytilus edulis chromosome 6, xbMytEdul2.2, whole genome shotgun sequence, the following proteins share a genomic window:
- the LOC139528155 gene encoding complement C1q-like protein 2 codes for MNFGFYLLVLIPLNSALVPVQNKEDVVIHFFEHEYEELKALLRDLESKLESTEGMNIEYADRLTSAEKLIKELSDSHDDHRRAFTDSQVAFYTKLSGSLHGLSAHQTIKFDEIVTNTSASLYDTATGIFTAPVSGMYVISWTANVNYKQAQATELTVNDVVKASTYADTAQGGDGDYGSASQTVVLQVNKGEKVLVRTGTDGSGDVHGADYSTFSAFLLFPHA; via the exons ATGAATTTTGGATTTTATTTGCTAGTTTTAATTCCGTTAAATAGTGCTCTTGTGCCAGTGCAGAACAAAGAAGATGTTGTTATCCATTTCTTTGAGCATGAGTATGAGGAATTGAAAGCTCTATTAAGAGATTTAGAGTCTAAATTGGAATCCACGGAAGGAATGAACATTGAATATGCCGACAGATTAACTTCTGCTGAAAAATTGATCAAGGAGCTTAGCGATAGCCATGATG ATCACAGACGAGCATTCACTGATTCGCAGGTTGCTTTTTATACCAAATTGTCTGGGAGTCTACATGGATTGAGTGCTCATCAAACCATCAAATTCGATGAA ATTGTAACAAATACATCAGCGTCTCTTTATGACACAGCAACTGGTATTTTTACCGCTCCTGTTTCCGGCATGTACGTCATTTCCTGGACAGCTAATGTCAACTATAAACAGGCTCAGGCAACGGAACTGACGGTCAATGATGTAGTTAAAGCTTCGACCTACGCCGACACTGCGCAGGGTGGAGACGGTGATTATGGCAGTGCCTCTCAGACAGTTGTCTTGCAG gtaAACAAAGGCGAAAAAGTTCTGGTAAGAACTGGAACCGACGGGAGTGGCGATGTCCATGGCGCTGATTATAGTACATTCTCAGCGTTTTTACTCTTTCCTCATGCTTAA